A stretch of the Capsicum annuum cultivar UCD-10X-F1 chromosome 8, UCD10Xv1.1, whole genome shotgun sequence genome encodes the following:
- the LOC107871176 gene encoding pyrrolidone-carboxylate peptidase, translating to MGSEGPSPVTVHVTGFGKFHGVSDNPTETIVGNLTDYMKKRGMPKGLILGSCSILDSAGQGAIVPLYQTLQAALRGGDSESSNSRRVIWVHFGVKSDATMFAIENQAVNEATFCCPDEMGWQPQKLPIVPADGAISRKRETSLPVEEMTKVLAEMGYEVMTSHDADRFVCNYVYYHSLRFAEQNDLRSLFVHVPLFLTIDEETQMQFAASLLELLASLY from the exons ATGGGGTCCGAAGGGCCTTCACCTGTGACTGTACACGTGACTGGATTCGGGAAATTTCATGGAGTTTCTGATAATCCAACAGAAACCATTGTAGGTAATCTTACAGATTATATGAAGAAAAGGGGTATGCCCAAAGGTCTAATCCTTGGGAGTTGCAGCATCCTTGATTCTGCAGGCCAGGGAGCTATAGTTCCCTTGTACCAGACTCTGCAAGCTGCTTTAAGAGGTGGTGACTCGGAGTCATCTAATTCCAGGAGAGTTATTTGG GTACACTTTGGAGTTAAGAGTGATGCCACAATGTTTGCCATAGAGAATCAGGCTGTCAATGAAGCTACTTTCTGTTGTCCAGATGAGATGGGATGGCAGCCTCAG AAACTCCCTATTGTTCCTGCAGATGGGGCAATTTCGCGAAAAAGAGAG ACTTCTCTTCCCGTGGAGGAAATGACCAAGGTATTGGCGGAGATGGGATATGAAGTAATGACCTCTCATGATGCAGACCGATTTGTATGCAATTATGTATACTACCACTCCTTGCGTTTTGCAGAGCAGAATGACCTCAGATCGCTGTTTGTACACGTGCCCCTCTTCCTAACTATAGACGAGGAGACACAAATGCAGTTTGCTGCTTCTCTGCTGGAGCTACTCGCCTCTTTATACTAG